The Caldisericota bacterium genome contains the following window.
AGATCGAACAAAAAGTTTCATATAAGCGGGCAATTAAACAAGCAATAGGTAGGGCAATGCGATCTGGAGTTAAAGGAGTGAAGATTCAAATATCTGGTAGACTTGGTGGAGCTGAAATTGCACGAACTGAATGGTATAGAGAAGGAAGAGTTCCTCTCCATACTCTAAAAGCTGATATTGATTATGCTGAACTGCCTGCTTTGATTAAATTCGGAAGAATTGGTGTAAAAGTTTGGGTGTATAAAGGTGATGCAAAGAAAGTTACTTTTTTTACTACTGAGAGATAATGGAGGTGGATGATTATGTTAATGCCCGAAAGAGTTAAACATAGAAAACAGCAGCGAGGTAGAATGCGAGGAAAAGCTACGCGTGGCAATTTTGTTGCATTTGGTGATTATGGAATACAAGCGATGGAACCTTCTTATATTACTTCCAGACAAATTGAAGCAACAAGACTTGTTTTGATACAGGCAGTAAGAAAAACAGGAAAGCTTTGGATAAGGATTTTTCCGGATAAACCTGTAACGAAGAAACCTGCAGAAACTAGAATGGGTAGCGGAAAAGGAGACATTGATCACTGGGTAGCTGTTGTAAAACCAGGAAGAATTCTCTTTGAGATGACAGGAATTCCCGAAGAAGAAGCCCAAAAACTTGCAAAGCAGGTTGGATTTAAACTTCCCATTAAAGTCAGACTTGTTAAGCGTGAGGAGGTTATTTAGTTATGAAAGTAGAGAAAATTAGAGATATGACTGATGTTGAAATAGAAGAGCAGTTAAAAAGTCTTCGAAGGGAGCTTTTTAATTTACGTTTTCAATTTGCTACCCATCAGCTAAATAATCCTGCACGTATAAGACTTGTGAGAAGGGATATAGCGAGACTTCTTACCATAAGAAGAGAACGAGAACTCGACAAAGAAGAGGTGTAATTATGGCTAAAAAAGAAATTACTGGAAAAGTTATTAGTACTTATCAAAAAACT
Protein-coding sequences here:
- the rpsC gene encoding 30S ribosomal protein S3, translated to IEQKVSYKRAIKQAIGRAMRSGVKGVKIQISGRLGGAEIARTEWYREGRVPLHTLKADIDYAELPALIKFGRIGVKVWVYKGDAKKVTFFTTER
- the rplP gene encoding 50S ribosomal protein L16, whose protein sequence is MLMPERVKHRKQQRGRMRGKATRGNFVAFGDYGIQAMEPSYITSRQIEATRLVLIQAVRKTGKLWIRIFPDKPVTKKPAETRMGSGKGDIDHWVAVVKPGRILFEMTGIPEEEAQKLAKQVGFKLPIKVRLVKREEVI
- the rpmC gene encoding 50S ribosomal protein L29, producing the protein MKVEKIRDMTDVEIEEQLKSLRRELFNLRFQFATHQLNNPARIRLVRRDIARLLTIRRERELDKEEV